A stretch of the Desulfomonile tiedjei genome encodes the following:
- a CDS encoding DUF4424 family protein, producing MPQLKMFTIFPLPAIVGIVLLCTSQVFANDSTARLGAGGIELLKNEHIRMLEEVLEISPTKVRVKYRFLNESDQDTHTTVAFPVSPEDPILGYHSPVAFSSNILKTFKVLVNGRLLTTQHERKAVVDGRDITAELRKLGLSDKEIFFEVSYENLDPLLEKLRKPREEFGDWSISHTLYWEMTFPTHKETIVEHEYEPGAGGGWTIPYQGGAKEEFKKSVANLWSSFSGKLEEREDEDCLDEATKRAVENRVKVAVAEGANSVSVSYVSIEYILGTGRNWKGPIGEFKLRLIKEKPDQFVSVCFPGRPEKISPTTYEFVQKDFVPPDKLVVYFYTVDGEVK from the coding sequence ATGCCACAGCTTAAGATGTTTACCATATTCCCCCTGCCCGCAATCGTCGGAATCGTGTTGCTCTGCACATCTCAAGTTTTTGCCAATGATTCCACTGCTCGTTTAGGCGCGGGCGGGATAGAACTGCTTAAAAACGAGCATATCCGGATGCTCGAGGAAGTTCTGGAAATATCCCCAACCAAGGTACGTGTCAAATATCGATTCCTTAACGAATCCGACCAGGATACCCATACTACAGTCGCGTTTCCGGTGTCTCCTGAAGACCCTATTCTGGGCTATCATTCCCCTGTCGCATTTAGTAGTAACATTTTGAAAACCTTCAAGGTTCTGGTGAACGGCAGACTTTTGACCACACAGCATGAGCGCAAGGCTGTCGTAGATGGCCGCGACATTACGGCTGAGTTACGCAAATTAGGTTTGTCTGATAAAGAAATCTTTTTTGAGGTTTCCTACGAAAATTTGGATCCTTTATTAGAAAAACTGAGGAAACCACGAGAAGAATTCGGCGATTGGTCGATCTCTCATACCCTCTATTGGGAAATGACCTTTCCTACCCATAAGGAAACTATTGTGGAGCACGAATATGAGCCTGGGGCTGGTGGTGGGTGGACGATACCTTATCAAGGGGGTGCCAAAGAAGAGTTTAAGAAGAGTGTGGCCAATTTATGGAGTTCTTTCTCAGGGAAGCTTGAAGAACGTGAAGATGAAGACTGTCTTGATGAGGCCACGAAGCGCGCGGTTGAAAATCGAGTTAAGGTGGCTGTGGCCGAAGGCGCAAATTCGGTTTCCGTGAGTTATGTCAGCATTGAATACATTCTCGGCACTGGGCGCAACTGGAAAGGACCAATAGGGGAATTCAAGTTGAGGCTGATCAAGGAAAAACCGGACCAGTTCGTGTCAGTTTGTTTTCCCGGCAGGCCTGAAAAAATTAGCCCTACGACATATGAATTTGTTCAGAAGGATTTTGTCCCGCCTGATAAACTCGTCGTATATTTCTACACTGTGGATGGGGAGGTTAAATGA
- a CDS encoding TfoX/Sxy family protein: MPYDEALDARIKKIVSRWKNTVDKKMFGGVCHLVQGNMFCGVYKDFLILRLGEDEAKEAMKLPFVKPFDITGRPMKGWVMVASRGFENDESLKQWLEKARKFARSLPAK; the protein is encoded by the coding sequence ATGCCATACGATGAAGCACTCGATGCACGAATCAAGAAGATTGTATCACGCTGGAAAAACACCGTAGACAAGAAGATGTTCGGCGGAGTGTGCCATTTGGTGCAAGGAAATATGTTCTGCGGTGTTTACAAGGACTTCCTGATCCTGCGCCTGGGAGAGGATGAAGCCAAGGAAGCGATGAAACTGCCGTTTGTCAAGCCATTCGACATCACAGGCCGACCCATGAAGGGATGGGTGATGGTGGCCAGTCGGGGATTCGAGAATGACGAATCCTTGAAACAGTGGCTTGAAAAGGCGCGAAAATTCGCCCGAAGTTTACCTGCAAAATGA